GACCTTCAGATCCATGATCTTGAGCAGGCTCATTCTTCGTCACCTCCCAGATAGGCTTTGATGACAACGGGGTCGTTCTGAACTTGCGCGGGCGTGCCTTCGGCGATCTGGCGCCCGAATTCGATCACGTAGATGCGGTCGGAGATGTTCATGACGAGGTCCATGTGGTGTTCGATGATGAAAACGGTCAGGTCGAAATCTTTCTTGATCTGTTTGATGAACTGCCCCAGCGCCAGCGTTTCCTGAGGATTCATGCCGGCCGCCGGTTCGTCGAGCAGCAGCAGCGTAGGGTCGGTCGCCAGCGCGCGGACGATCTCGAGCACGCGCTGTTTGCCGTAGGGCAGGCTGACGGCCATTTCGTCGCGCTCGTCGGCCAGGCCGACGATATCGAGCAGTTCCAGCGAGCGCTCGCGCATCATCGCTTCTTCCCGGCCGTTGAGGTGCAGCGTCGCGGTGATGAAATTGCTGGTGCGGCGCAGGTGGCGCGCCGTGAGCACGTTCTCGAACACGGTCATGCCCGAAAACAGGCGGATGTTCTGGAACGTGCGGGCGATGCCGAGCTTGGTGATCTGATCGGGCGTGGGGCGCAGCACGCCCGTTTTGTAGCGGTCGGCGTTGGTCCCCGCGTAAAGGGTTTTCATCTTGTCGGAAGGGTGGTTGCGCACGATCGGGGTGCCGTGGAAGGAGATCTCGCCGTTCGTGGGCGCGTAAATGCCCGTGACGGCGTTGAAGGCCGTGGTCTTGCCGGCACCGTTGGGGCCGATCAGGGCGACGATCTCTCTTTCGTTGACGTCCATCGTCAGGTCGTTGACGGCGACGACGCCGCCGAACTGCATGGTGAGGTGGTCGAGGTGCAGCACGTTCTTCGGATCAGTCATGGGGCGTCGCCTCCTTCGTTCTGCGCCGCCTGAACAGATCGGGCAGTTCCTTGGTGCCCATGATGCCGCGGCTGAAGAACAGCACGACGATCATGATGATGATCGAAAACACGACGAGACGGAACCCGTTGCGCAGCAGAGGCACCTCGAAGCCGTTGACGATCTGCTTCTCGTCGAGGAAGCGCAGCCACCACTCGGAGCAGGCCACGAACAGGAACGAGCTCAGGCACGACCCCGTCACCGAGCCGACGCCGCCGATGACGACGATCAGCAGGATCTCGTAGGTCATGGCCGCCGTGAAGCTCTTGGCCTGCACCGACGTCTGATACATGGCCAGCATGGCGCCGGAAATGCCCGTGAAGAACGAAGAAACGCAGAACGCCAGCTGCTTGTGCCGGGCCAGATTGATGC
This sequence is a window from Pyramidobacter sp. YE332. Protein-coding genes within it:
- a CDS encoding ABC transporter ATP-binding protein, which codes for MTDPKNVLHLDHLTMQFGGVVAVNDLTMDVNEREIVALIGPNGAGKTTAFNAVTGIYAPTNGEISFHGTPIVRNHPSDKMKTLYAGTNADRYKTGVLRPTPDQITKLGIARTFQNIRLFSGMTVFENVLTARHLRRTSNFITATLHLNGREEAMMRERSLELLDIVGLADERDEMAVSLPYGKQRVLEIVRALATDPTLLLLDEPAAGMNPQETLALGQFIKQIKKDFDLTVFIIEHHMDLVMNISDRIYVIEFGRQIAEGTPAQVQNDPVVIKAYLGGDEE